The stretch of DNA ACTCCTCCAGACGATGTTCATCGGCACGATGACCCAACGCGTCACCGGGGACGAAGAGGCGTTAGATGCCACGATGGCTGCGTTGAACGAGTACATCGACAGCCAACTCCTTCAAGACTAACCGGGCTGCTCTCACCTTTCTGCGTCAGTTGGCGGTTGCGAGTGAACTCGGCTTGCCTTCAGTTGCTTTCAGCGCTGCAGATGACGCGTGGCCAGCCCCAGTATTGAATGACTGTTCATTCAGAATTGTTGTTTTTGTTGTTTCTTCGTCCCGGTCACGCTAGAAAAATCATCAGTGACGATGGATTACTTCGTAGAGATACGAATAGTCTTCGTGAACGAATCGCCGTCGTTGTCGGTGGTACGGACGGTCACGTCTTGGTAGCCACAGTAGGAGAGGTCCATCTCGATTTTCGGCCCGCTTCTATTGAACTCGCCGTCGCCGGTGGTGTCCCATTCGAATTTCACAATCTCGCCGTTCGGGTCAACCGACCCAGAGGCGTCGAGCGTGACTGAATCGCCTTCGTCGAAGTCCGTCGAGTCGAGGTTAGGCGTGCTGTCGATTTCGATAGCATGCATGTTCTCCGCCGCGGGACCTTCGAGCACGTAGAGGTCTTTTCCACCGCGAACTGACCAGCCGATGTGGTGTTCACCGAAGTAGACGCGGTCATCGACGGGGATTGCACTGGTGGCGAACGCCTCTCGGTTCCCGACCGGCGTTTTCGAGTAGACGGTTCCGGTGGTCGCTTCGAGGACTAAGAGCAGGAGATTGTCGGGGCCACCGTTTGGATACATACCGGTGAGATAGACGGCGCCGTTCGCAACCGTCGGTTCACCGCCCTCATTGCGAGAAATCCCCTCGAACGCCCATACCTCCTCACCGGTTTCCGCATCGTAGGCAGTGATGTCTGCCTCGCGGTTTCCGAAAACGAGTCCTTCGCCGATGGCTTCGAAGTATTCGCCCGGGAGCGTCCAGCGTTCTTCGCGGTTGGCTTCGTCAAGGGCGACGAGTCCGTTGTCCGAGTTGAGGAATAGGCTTCCCTCATACACTGCGACTGTATCGATAGCACCGTACTGGTCGATGAGGGTCTGTTCGTCTCCAGTCGCCCCATCGTGCACACGCAGGCCGTCCTCCCACGGGACGTAGAGGGTGTCATTCGAGACGACCAGCGTTGTGTTGGGTTGGTATTCGGTTTCGATTTCCCACTGCACGTCACCACTGCGCCGGTCGTAGGCGCGAAGGACGTTCGTCTCCATCTCAGTGTCGTACCCATCTACGTACAGCGTTTCGCCGTCGAGAATCGGGTCGTTGCCGAGGTAGACTGGCGCTTCCCACCTGACGCTCCCATCGGCTTTATCGAGCGCGGCGAGCGTGTCGGTTTGATGATACACGAGGTCGCCCGCGACGGCTGGCGGGCCGCGGCTGAACGTCGATTCGTAGCTCCACCGTTCCGTACCGTCGTCGGCATCGAGCGCGCGCAACTGCGTCACACCGCTATCCATGTCATCGATGACTTCGACGACGTACACCGTGTCGTCGTCAACAATCGGTGGCGCTTCGAGACCCTGCTCATCGCCGTTCCACGTCCAAACGGTTTCTAACTCCGTGACCGGACTGACTGCACCGTCGTTGAATCTCGTTCCCTGTGCGTTGTTTCGAGCCATCGGCCAAGTTCCAGATGTGCCGGCTTCCGCGGCTCTGACGGTTCCATTTTCAACGGTCGAAAGTCCATATCCAGAAAGCCCGATTCCGGTTGCGATTCCCGCGGCTTTGAGTACGTCGCGGCGGCTGTGATTCGACATTGGAGGGTTCCTCGAAATCGAATTCAGAATAGCCGGGTAACAGTCTTGTGGCCTCGCTAACACTATGCGTGCTGGTAGTTCTTCGCGGTCGAACTGGGAAAACCGTGTGAACTAATACCAACTTCGCCCATCGTATCGTCGGTATCGACTGTGTTCTGTGCTACTGTGTGACATTCATCATGATTGTCAATCCCTTGGCCAAAATTGCTATAAGCAATATTTGCCGAGTAGCAGGCAGCAATGGCAGAACGAGAGCAATGGAAGTCACGACTCGGATTCATTCTCGCGGCCGTCGGCAGCGCGGTCGGGCTTGGGAACATCTGGCGATTCCCCTACGAGGCGGCCGCAAACGGCGGCGCGGCCTTCCTCCTCGTAGACATCATC from Haladaptatus sp. ZSTT2 encodes:
- a CDS encoding outer membrane protein assembly factor BamB family protein, whose amino-acid sequence is MSNHSRRDVLKAAGIATGIGLSGYGLSTVENGTVRAAEAGTSGTWPMARNNAQGTRFNDGAVSPVTELETVWTWNGDEQGLEAPPIVDDDTVYVVEVIDDMDSGVTQLRALDADDGTERWSYESTFSRGPPAVAGDLVYHQTDTLAALDKADGSVRWEAPVYLGNDPILDGETLYVDGYDTEMETNVLRAYDRRSGDVQWEIETEYQPNTTLVVSNDTLYVPWEDGLRVHDGATGDEQTLIDQYGAIDTVAVYEGSLFLNSDNGLVALDEANREERWTLPGEYFEAIGEGLVFGNREADITAYDAETGEEVWAFEGISRNEGGEPTVANGAVYLTGMYPNGGPDNLLLLVLEATTGTVYSKTPVGNREAFATSAIPVDDRVYFGEHHIGWSVRGGKDLYVLEGPAAENMHAIEIDSTPNLDSTDFDEGDSVTLDASGSVDPNGEIVKFEWDTTGDGEFNRSGPKIEMDLSYCGYQDVTVRTTDNDGDSFTKTIRISTK